A genomic region of Brevibacillus sp. JNUCC-41 contains the following coding sequences:
- the prsW gene encoding glutamic-type intramembrane protease PrsW has protein sequence MLVMLSAAIAPGLALLSYFYLKDQYETEPISVVVKTFLFGVFLVLPIMFIQYVLETEHILDTDLANAFLWAALLEEFFKWFILIYVIYQHVAFDEPYDGIVYGAAVSLGFATMENILYLLANGVEHAFLRAVLPVSSHALFGVIMGYYLGKAKFSASNNRVYLLLALIIPISLHGVYDYILVSQKFWVYFIMPFMIYLWWLGMKKVKKARLLSDFHAKKLSQNHYLSK, from the coding sequence ATGCTGGTCATGTTGTCAGCGGCTATTGCGCCAGGATTGGCGCTACTGAGCTATTTCTATTTGAAAGATCAATATGAAACCGAACCGATATCGGTTGTGGTCAAAACATTTTTATTCGGTGTATTTCTTGTATTGCCGATTATGTTCATACAGTATGTGCTCGAAACCGAACACATACTGGATACTGATTTAGCAAATGCTTTTTTATGGGCTGCACTGCTTGAGGAATTCTTCAAGTGGTTCATACTCATTTATGTTATTTATCAGCATGTGGCATTCGATGAGCCATATGATGGGATTGTTTACGGAGCTGCAGTCTCCCTTGGATTCGCCACAATGGAGAATATTTTGTACCTGTTGGCCAACGGGGTGGAACACGCTTTTCTCAGGGCGGTACTACCTGTATCCAGTCATGCTTTGTTCGGTGTGATCATGGGATATTATTTGGGCAAGGCAAAATTTTCGGCTTCGAATAATAGGGTCTATTTATTATTGGCATTGATCATACCGATTTCGTTACATGGGGTTTACGATTATATTTTAGTCTCCCAAAAATTTTGGGTGTACTTTATTATGCCATTCATGATTTATCTATGGTGGTTAGGCATGAAAAAAGTAAAGAAAGCACGTTTGTTGTCTGACTTTCACGCAAAAAAACTTTCACAAAATCATTACCTTAGCAAATGA
- a CDS encoding asparaginase codes for MEKISLITTGGTIASKETVNGMLASGALTGHELAALCELPKDIEVKVVDLFQISSMSMSFEKMLQLKSAIQKELEDPDVTGIVVTHGTDTLEETAYFLDVTSKDQRPIVLTGSQRSPQEVGTDVYSNLRNSILCAASDLIRDVGVVVVFNERIYSAKYVKKVHASNLQGFESFGYGYLGIIDNDVVSIYQKPLHRESYDIQNLIPRVDIIKCHTGADGLFIDAAVANGAKGIVLEGVGRGQVTPVMVTSIQAAIDKGITIIMTTSAEEGKVYPAYDYEGSAFDLKQRGVILGADYDSKKARIKLAVMLASENDIDETFFKY; via the coding sequence ATGGAAAAAATATCATTAATAACCACTGGTGGGACTATTGCCAGTAAAGAAACTGTGAATGGTATGTTAGCCTCTGGTGCATTGACTGGCCATGAGTTGGCAGCACTTTGCGAATTGCCCAAAGATATTGAGGTTAAAGTGGTTGATCTTTTCCAAATTTCAAGCATGTCCATGTCCTTTGAGAAAATGCTACAGCTTAAATCAGCCATTCAAAAGGAATTGGAGGATCCGGATGTTACGGGAATCGTCGTGACCCACGGTACGGATACACTTGAGGAAACGGCTTATTTCCTTGATGTCACGAGTAAGGATCAACGACCTATCGTATTAACCGGCTCCCAACGATCTCCTCAAGAGGTGGGCACAGATGTATATTCCAATCTAAGGAATTCGATTTTATGCGCTGCGAGTGATCTTATTAGGGATGTTGGTGTCGTGGTCGTTTTTAATGAGCGGATCTATTCTGCAAAGTATGTCAAAAAAGTTCATGCCTCCAATTTGCAGGGGTTCGAATCTTTTGGTTATGGGTATTTGGGGATAATTGACAATGATGTCGTAAGCATCTATCAAAAACCTTTGCATAGGGAGAGTTATGATATTCAGAATCTTATCCCAAGGGTCGATATCATCAAGTGCCATACAGGCGCTGATGGCCTCTTTATTGATGCTGCGGTTGCAAACGGTGCGAAAGGAATTGTGCTCGAGGGTGTAGGAAGGGGACAAGTTACCCCTGTAATGGTTACTTCCATACAAGCTGCAATCGATAAAGGAATTACGATCATCATGACTACAAGTGCAGAAGAAGGAAAAGTTTACCCCGCTTATGATTATGAAGGCAGCGCATTTGATTTAAAACAACGCGGTGTGATATTAGGTGCTGATTATGACAGCAAGAAGGCTCGAATCAAGTTAGCTGTCATGCTGGCAAGCGAGAACGATATAGATGAGACCTTCTTTAAGTACTGA
- a CDS encoding YpdA family putative bacillithiol disulfide reductase → MNVEEVIIIGGGPCGLAAAIALKEVGIQSLVIEKGNVVDSIYRYPTHQTFFSSSEKLEIGDIAFIIENRKPVRNQALAYYREVVRRKELRVNKFEKVEKVEKREDGKFLVKTSKGEYTALHVIISTGYYDHPNYMCIPGEQLPKVFHYFKEGHPYFNCDVAVIGGKNSSVDAALELVKSGARVSVLYRGSDYSPSIKPWILPEFESLVRNGTIKMEFNANVDRITEDSVIYHVGDEEKVIKNDFVFAMTGYHPDHSFLASMGITIDKETGRPAYNEETMETNVKGLYIAGVLAAGNNANEIFIENGRFHGGLIAYHLAVKEK, encoded by the coding sequence ATGAATGTTGAAGAAGTCATTATCATAGGTGGGGGCCCTTGCGGATTGGCTGCTGCGATCGCTCTTAAAGAAGTGGGAATACAGTCCTTGGTCATTGAAAAAGGCAATGTGGTTGATTCCATTTACCGTTATCCGACACATCAAACATTTTTCAGTTCGAGTGAAAAACTTGAGATTGGTGATATTGCTTTTATAATCGAAAACCGTAAACCGGTCCGCAATCAGGCGCTAGCCTATTATAGGGAGGTAGTCAGAAGGAAGGAATTGCGGGTCAATAAATTCGAAAAAGTGGAAAAGGTGGAGAAACGAGAAGATGGGAAGTTTTTAGTCAAGACATCCAAAGGGGAGTATACAGCTTTGCATGTGATCATATCGACCGGTTACTATGATCATCCTAATTATATGTGCATACCGGGTGAACAGCTCCCTAAAGTGTTTCATTACTTCAAGGAGGGCCATCCCTACTTCAATTGTGATGTTGCAGTCATCGGGGGCAAAAACTCAAGTGTGGATGCAGCTCTGGAATTGGTCAAATCAGGTGCAAGGGTTTCAGTCCTTTATAGAGGCTCGGATTACTCTCCAAGTATCAAACCTTGGATTCTTCCTGAATTTGAATCATTAGTCCGCAATGGAACCATCAAGATGGAATTTAATGCAAATGTTGACAGGATAACGGAAGACAGCGTCATCTATCATGTGGGGGATGAGGAAAAAGTCATTAAAAATGATTTTGTATTTGCAATGACTGGTTACCATCCTGACCATTCCTTTTTAGCATCAATGGGCATTACTATTGATAAGGAGACTGGAAGGCCGGCATACAACGAGGAAACGATGGAGACGAACGTTAAGGGTCTTTATATTGCAGGGGTTCTGGCAGCCGGAAATAATGCGAACGAAATCTTCATCGAGAACGGCAGGTTTCATGGTGGATTGATTGCCTATCATTTGGCTGTTAAAGAAAAGTGA
- a CDS encoding Glu/Leu/Phe/Val family dehydrogenase: MESAKGNSHVNEEEKHDVLRSTQTVIHKALDKLGYPEEVFELLKEPLRLLTVKIPVRMDDGSVKIFTGYRAQHNDAVGPTKGGIRFHPNVTEREVKALSIWMSLKCGIVDLPYGGGKGGIVCDPRNMSFRELERLSRGYVRAISQIVGPTKDIPAPDVFTNSQIMAWMMDEYSRMDEFNSPGFITGKPLVLGGSHGRESATAKGVTICINEAAKKRGIDIKGARVVIQGFGNAGSFLAKFMHDAGAKVIGISDAYGALHDPEGLDIDYLLDRRDSFGTVTKLFKTTISNKELLELECDILVPAAIENQITEENAADIKASIVVEAANGPTTIEATQILTDRGILLVPDVLASAGGVTVSYFEWVQNNQGYYWSEEEVDEKLEKILVKSFNNIYELAQSRRVDMRLAAYMIGVRKMAEASRFRGWI, translated from the coding sequence ATGGAATCGGCAAAAGGCAATAGCCATGTAAATGAAGAAGAAAAACACGACGTATTGAGGTCTACCCAAACTGTAATACATAAAGCTTTGGATAAGCTGGGTTACCCGGAAGAAGTTTTTGAGCTGTTGAAGGAACCATTGCGTTTATTAACGGTGAAGATACCGGTCCGCATGGATGATGGCTCGGTTAAAATTTTCACGGGTTACCGTGCACAGCATAATGATGCTGTTGGGCCTACAAAAGGTGGTATCCGTTTTCACCCGAATGTAACGGAACGTGAAGTGAAGGCATTATCCATTTGGATGAGCTTGAAATGCGGTATCGTTGATTTGCCATACGGCGGAGGTAAAGGCGGTATCGTTTGTGATCCCCGTAATATGTCATTCCGTGAACTTGAAAGGCTGAGCCGGGGCTATGTTCGCGCAATTAGCCAAATCGTGGGGCCGACTAAAGATATCCCGGCACCTGATGTATTTACGAATTCCCAAATCATGGCTTGGATGATGGATGAATACAGCCGTATGGATGAATTCAACTCGCCAGGATTCATTACGGGTAAACCGCTAGTGCTTGGTGGTTCTCATGGCCGTGAATCAGCCACTGCCAAGGGTGTGACGATTTGTATCAATGAAGCTGCCAAGAAGCGCGGCATCGATATTAAAGGTGCACGGGTAGTCATTCAAGGTTTTGGTAACGCAGGTAGTTTCTTAGCTAAATTCATGCATGACGCAGGTGCTAAAGTTATTGGGATTTCTGATGCATATGGTGCTCTTCATGATCCTGAAGGATTGGATATCGATTATCTTCTCGATCGGAGAGATAGTTTCGGAACTGTAACGAAATTGTTTAAAACCACAATTTCAAATAAAGAACTGCTTGAATTGGAATGTGATATTTTAGTTCCGGCTGCAATTGAAAACCAAATCACTGAAGAAAATGCTGCTGATATCAAAGCATCGATCGTTGTCGAAGCAGCTAACGGACCTACAACGATTGAAGCGACACAAATCCTAACGGATCGCGGAATCCTACTTGTTCCTGATGTCCTTGCTTCTGCTGGCGGTGTAACGGTTTCTTACTTCGAATGGGTACAAAATAATCAAGGGTATTACTGGTCTGAAGAAGAAGTTGACGAAAAGCTGGAAAAAATCCTTGTAAAATCTTTTAATAACATTTATGAACTTGCACAATCAAGACGTGTTGATATGCGTCTAGCAGCTTATATGATTGGCGTAAGAAAAATGGCTGAAGCTTCTCGCTTCCGTGGTTGGATCTAA